AGGGACATTAAAGGCAGCCGCCATAATCTTCTGTCCTACTTCCTTCGTCTTAAAGAAACCGCCGTGTCCGGTAATACCGTCCACTTTAACAGCTTCCTTTTGAAAAAGAATATCCAAACCGGTCTTCAAGGCTCCAAGAGATGTAAACAAATTGACCCTGATAAAGTTGGCCAGGTTGAATTTGCTGTTTGATGAACGAACAACCATCGGGCGACCTTCTTCAAAATGGGTAATATGCTCACCTGAAATATAACCGTACGCAAGCAACCCTCCGCAATCAGGGTCACCTTGAAGTGCGGCTCCCAGCAGGGTATCATATAGCTGTGGTTTTTTCACGTCAAAGCCCAAGGTCTTAACTGCCTCAGCAAATATACCCATCCATGCGTCATAGTCCGATGTACAATTATTTGAATGAACCATAGCCACAAGATTTGCGTCAGGTGTAGTCACCAGGTCAATTTCCGAATACACTTTGGATAATTCCTTTTCGAGAACAACCATAGCAAAAACAGAAGTCCCGGCAGACACATTGCCTGTACGGACAGCAACGCTGTTAGTTGCAACCATACCGGTTCCCGCATCTCCCTCAGGGGGACAAAAAGGAATACCCGCCTGAAGCTCCCCGGTAACATCAAGAAGCTTTGCACCTTCTTCTGTCAGCCTACCTGCTTCAGTACCCGAAACCAAAACTTTTGGAAGAATATTTTGAAGCTTCCATGAAAAATTTCGATTGGTGGTAGCCTCATTAAACTGATTAATCATACTTGAATTAAAATCCTTAGTATCTAAATCTATTGGGAAAACACCTGATGCCTCTCCGACACCAAGAACTTTTTCTCCTGTCAACTTCCAGTGTATAAATCCGGCCAATGTAGTCATAAAATCGATATTGGATACATGCTCTTCATTGTTCAGTATGGCTTGGTAAAGATGGGCAATGCTCCACCTTTGAGGAATAGGATAATTAAACAACTTGGTTAGTTCCTCGGAAGCCTGTGCAGTTATAGTGTTACGCCATGTTCTGAAATGAGTCAGAAGATTACCTTCCTTATCAAAAACCATATAACCGTGCATCATTCCGCTAAAACCTATTGCTCCGGTTGTCTTTAGACTTACTCCGAATTTGTCCCTAACATCTTTAACCATTTCCTGATAGCTGCTCTGTACGCCTTTCCAGATATCTTCCAAGCTGTAAGTCCAAATATTATTGATATAGCTGTTTTCCCAGTCATGACTACCGGATGCGATAGGTGCATTGTCTGCACCTATCAATACCGTTTTTATTCTAGTTGATCCGAGTTCAATCCCAATTGCTGTCTTTCCATTTAGAATAGCATTTCTCCCGTCATTTAGTTCATGCTTCATTGTTCTCCTCCTCATGTATTCATCCATACTTATGCTCACTTATGAACTGAATCTAATAGGATGTCATTCAGATTAACATAACTTTATTATTTGAATGGATTTTCATCCTTATAAAGTATAGATGCAGGCTGATTGAAAGCTACATCCTCAACACCCAGAAGCTTCATTGTAGCAAACAGAACTTTTCCCATATGCTTAAATGCTACACCGCCATGGTGAGGGTATCTCTTAGCAATCAGTACATGTCTGTAGAATCTGCCCATTTCTTTGATTGCAAATACGCCTATACCACCGAAAGATTTAGGGTCTACATCTATAATTTCACCCTCGGCAACATAACTTCTCAGCTGACAGTCAGCTGTTCCCTGGAGCCTGAAGAAAGTAATATCTCCGGGTCTTATTGTTCCCTCCAATGTTCCTCTTGAAATATCAGGTTCCTTGCCGGGCTCAAGTAATCTATGCATGATAAGCTGATATTTCATAGTGTGGTTTTTCATCATACATGAAGGAGTATTTCCACAGTGGAAGCCCATAAACAAGTCTGTAAGAGTGTATCCATTAAATAACTCCTTGTTATTTTCAAACATGTCCTTAGGAACAGAGTTGTTTATATCAAGAAGTGTTGCAGGCAACTGTGTAGCACAAGTAATTATATATTCGCTTAATGCACCATAAATATCGGTCTCACATGCCACAGGAATTCCTTTCGCTGCAAGTCTTGAATTAACATAACATGGAACAAATCCAAACTGTGTCTGGAATGCAGGCCAGCACTTATTAGCAAATACAAAATATTCGGAAGTTCCCTTATTCTGTTCCGCCCAATCCAATAATGTAATCTCATACTGTGCTAACTTCGGAAGAATTCCCGGATACCCGTTTCCATCCTTCAATTCCTCTTCCATTTCCTTAACCACTGCAGGTATTCTAGGATCATCCT
This genomic stretch from Ruminiclostridium cellulolyticum H10 harbors:
- a CDS encoding L-fucose/L-arabinose isomerase family protein, giving the protein MYNVPKVKLGIVAVSRDCFPAELSTERRKAVVKACAEKGVEIVQADTVVENEVDIPNALKELKDADANALVVYLGNFGPEGPETMLAQKFDGPVMFVAAAEESEGNLKGGRGDAYCGMLNASYNLALRKLNPYIPEYPVGDPQDVADMIGDFENIARILIGVSKLKIFSFGPRPFNFVACNAPIKPLYDLGVEIMENSELDLFEAYNNHKDDPRIPAVVKEMEEELKDGNGYPGILPKLAQYEITLLDWAEQNKGTSEYFVFANKCWPAFQTQFGFVPCYVNSRLAAKGIPVACETDIYGALSEYIITCATQLPATLLDINNSVPKDMFENNKELFNGYTLTDLFMGFHCGNTPSCMMKNHTMKYQLIMHRLLEPGKEPDISRGTLEGTIRPGDITFFRLQGTADCQLRSYVAEGEIIDVDPKSFGGIGVFAIKEMGRFYRHVLIAKRYPHHGGVAFKHMGKVLFATMKLLGVEDVAFNQPASILYKDENPFK
- a CDS encoding xylulokinase; protein product: MKHELNDGRNAILNGKTAIGIELGSTRIKTVLIGADNAPIASGSHDWENSYINNIWTYSLEDIWKGVQSSYQEMVKDVRDKFGVSLKTTGAIGFSGMMHGYMVFDKEGNLLTHFRTWRNTITAQASEELTKLFNYPIPQRWSIAHLYQAILNNEEHVSNIDFMTTLAGFIHWKLTGEKVLGVGEASGVFPIDLDTKDFNSSMINQFNEATTNRNFSWKLQNILPKVLVSGTEAGRLTEEGAKLLDVTGELQAGIPFCPPEGDAGTGMVATNSVAVRTGNVSAGTSVFAMVVLEKELSKVYSEIDLVTTPDANLVAMVHSNNCTSDYDAWMGIFAEAVKTLGFDVKKPQLYDTLLGAALQGDPDCGGLLAYGYISGEHITHFEEGRPMVVRSSNSKFNLANFIRVNLFTSLGALKTGLDILFQKEAVKVDGITGHGGFFKTKEVGQKIMAAAFNVPVSVMKTAGEGGAWGIALLASYMINRESSQSLEDFLKQNVFGESQGETVQPDSKDVDGFNEFMKRYTKGLGIERAAINFLN